TCGTCTACACCGACGACGGCAGCCGGGAGCTGTACGACTACGTGGCCGCCGTGGACGCCCTCGCCGGCCTACCGGAGTACGAGTCGATCACAGCGGCGAAGCTACTCGACCCCGCGGAGCTCGCCGACCTGCTCCCCGTGGTGCGCGAGGGCACCACCGGCTTCCGCTACGAAGGCGCGCGGCGGGTGGACGGCCGGCTGGTGACCGACCGGCTGCTCGACCTGGCCGTCGCCGCGGGTGCACAGCGCAGGCACGGCACCGTGCAGCTCACGGTGGACGGCCCAGGCTCGCCCGCCGCCGCGACGCTGGACGGCGAGCGGTTGTCGGTCGAGAGCGTGGTCGTCGCGGCCGGTGCCTGGTCGACCCGGCTGGTCGAGCCGCTGCGCGTACGGCTACCGGTGCGGCCGGTGCGCGGCCAGATCCTGCACCTCGACCTGCCGCTGGCCGACACCCACGACTGGCCGATCTTCCGCCGCGTGCACAGCCACTACCTGCTCGGGTTCCCCGGCGGGCGCGTGGTCAGCGGTGCATTGCACGAACCCGACGCCGGCTTCGACTACCGCCGCACAGCCGCGGGCGTCGCCCAGCTGCTGGACGACGCGCTCACCGCCGCCCCGGGCCTCGCCGACGGCACGCTCGCCGAGGTACGCGTCGGCTTCCGCCCGGTGAGCACCGACGGCCTGCCCGTCCTCGGCCGGCTCACCGACCACCCGCACGTGGTGGTCGCCACCGGCCTGGGCGCCGACGGCCTCTCGTTCGGCCCCTACGCCGGCTCGGTCGCCGCAGACCTCGCCCTCGCCCGCGATCCCGACCTCGACCTCGCCCCGTACGCCCCGGACCGCCTCGGTTCGTAGCGGATGGTGCCCATGACGACGCCCGTACGGTCGCCTCTCCATCACCGCGTCCGCCGCATGGTTGGCCGCGATCCCGAGGAGTCGCACCGTTCGGCGACCCCGCTCGAGCTGCTGTTCGACCTCACGCTGGTCGTCGCGTTCAGCCAGGCGGGCACCCAGATGCGCACCTGCTGGAGCTCGGCCACTACGCGCCCGCGATCGGTGGCTTCCCGTTCTCGGTGTTCGCCATCTGCTGGGCGTGGATCAACTACTCCTGGCTCGCGTCCGCGTTCGACAACGACGACGTGTTCTTCCGGATCGCGACGATGGTGCAGATGCTTGGCGTGCTCGTCGTCGCGCTCGGGCTGCCTCAGCTCTTCCACTCCGTCGACGAGGGCCACCACATCGACAACAGCGTCGTGGTCGCCGGTTACGTCATCATGCGACTGTCGACGATCGCGCTCTGGCTCCGCACCGCCCGCCACGACATCGAACGGCGCCGACCCGCATTGACGTACGCCACGATCATCGCCGTCGCGCAGATCGGCTGGATGGTCCAGATCTTCGTCGACCCGCCGCTGCGGGTCACCGTCGCGGTGGTCGTCGGGCTCGCGATCGTCGAGCTGCTCGGCCCGGTCGTCGCCGAGCGCATCGACGGCGGCACGCCGTGGCACCCGCATCACATCGCGGAACGCTATGGCCTGCTCGTCATCATCACGATCGGCGAGGTCGTGCTCGGCACCATCCTCGCGATCTCAGCCGTCGTCGAGAAGCAGGGCTGGTCGGTGGAGGCGGTCTTCGTCGCGTTCGGCGGCACCGCGCTCGCGTTCGGTCTCTGGTGGGTTTACTTCATGATGCCGTCGGGCGAAGTGCTCGCGCGCCACCGCGAACGCGGGTTCGTCTGGGGCTACGGGCACCTGCTCATCTTCGGTTCGCTCGCCGCCACCGGCGGCGGGCTGCACGTGGCCGCGAACGTCATCGAAGGCGCCGCCCACATCGGCAGGCCCGCGGCGCTGCTCACCGTCGTCATCCCCGTCGCGATCTTCACCTTCGTCCTGTTCACGCTGTACTCGCTGTTGCTACGTCAGTTCGACCCGTTCCACCTCCTGCTCTTCGTCGGGGCGATGAGCGCGCTCGCTGCATCGGTGATCGCGGTCACGGCCGGCGCCACCATGGGCACCGGCATCCTGATCACCGCGTGCGCACCACTCGCCGTGATCGTCGGCTACGAGACCGTGGGCCACCGCCACCAGGCGGCCGCCCTCGACCGCGCACTGACCCGTACGTAGCAAGGTGCGTTCGCAGCAATGACACCGCCGCTTGGGCCGGCCCACCCGCACCAGATCTTCGGGTCGCGGTCGTCATGCCACGACATCGTTGCTATCGCGGGGTTTCCGCCGCCCGCCGCTGGGTATGCGAGCCAAGAACCGACACGGCTGGCACAAGGAACGATGCGATGAACATCGCAGATCTAGCGACCGAGGGGCGCCTCGCTTCAGTCGACAACCAGCTCGCCCGGCTGGCCACCGACCTGCGCCAACTACGCGGCGAGTACGCCGCCGAACTGGACACCCTCCACAAGATCGATCAGCTACTCGACCAGCGGTTGATACTCAGCAGCCAACCGACCGGCCAGTACTGCGACTAGTCACTCAAGACGCGTCACAGCTTGCGGGATGTCCATGTACAGCTGCAGGACTGTGCCGACCGCATCCGTCTGCAGATGTACCAGGTCGCACAGCTGGTGGATCATCGGCAGACCATGGCCGTGCTCATCGTCCATGCCAGGTGCGTGGCGACCGACCAGAGGATCGTCGATGCGGCCACGGTCGTGGATCTCGCAGACGACGCTGCCGCCCCGGCGCCACATCCGGAGGGTGCCAGGGCCGGGCGCATGGGTGATGGTGTTGACGACGGCCTCATGCACCGCGAGCTCTAGGTCTTCCAGCCGACGTCCGTACAGTCCAAGCTCCCGGCCGTGGTGTTTAGTGAACGTACGGCTCTTTGCCAAGTCATGGCCGTCGAAGATCACGAGTACGGCGGCGTCTCCAGGTGGGTCGGGCAACGGCCCGACGGCTGCGGCGGCCACGCTCGCGGGATCGCCGTAGCTGGTGCTTCTGCTGAGCCTCCCTGCTTCGATGAGCTCCGGGTGGGTGCGGGCCGCGTCGACGATCGTGGCCGGGCTCAGCTTGCTCGTGGCATAGGGACAGACAACGGTCACCCGCCTGTTCGAGAACGCAAGGTTGATGAGCGCCTCGTGCTGAACCGCGGCCCCATACTCGCGGGCCCGTCGACCATCCCAGATCGGCTCACCGATCATCACGACATGACGGTTCACGTGACGGTCGGCGAACGCGCCGAGAACGGCAGGCAAGAGCCGCCCAGGGTTGCCACCCGCCTCTGACATGTCTATCCAGCGCACCCACTGTGCGTCACCACCCAAACTCGCCCGGAGCAAGCTCAGGTTGGTCGATGGGAGCGCGACGAGCACAGGACGACTGGCCTGCACTGCATCCGCGACCAACTGGCCGGTACGTTCGACGAACTCAGCCGAATCGCGATACAACAACGCGGGATGGGCGAAACCGATATCGACGGCCGAGTACGAGTCGTGCCCGCTGTTCATGATCACTGGTCTTTCGACAGCGGTGTCCAGTTCCAGTCGCCTACCATACCGGCTCGCACAACCGATCGCCGTGCTACCGACTCAGCTACTGGCCGGATCGTTGACTGCCGCCTGCATGTCATCGGCGAGCTCTACGTTCCCCAGGAGGCCAGGTGGTCGACCGACGCACCGTGCGACCACGAAGCCGACGAC
Above is a window of Streptosporangiales bacterium DNA encoding:
- a CDS encoding FAD-dependent oxidoreductase, with product MRVLVVGSGIVGASTAYHLTSAGADVTVVDGAVTGQATAAGAGVVFPQQLAAQPRGWEQLVAPALAHWRTVLDPFGADAGIARTGIVYTDDGSRELYDYVAAVDALAGLPEYESITAAKLLDPAELADLLPVVREGTTGFRYEGARRVDGRLVTDRLLDLAVAAGAQRRHGTVQLTVDGPGSPAAATLDGERLSVESVVVAAGAWSTRLVEPLRVRLPVRPVRGQILHLDLPLADTHDWPIFRRVHSHYLLGFPGGRVVSGALHEPDAGFDYRRTAAGVAQLLDDALTAAPGLADGTLAEVRVGFRPVSTDGLPVLGRLTDHPHVVVATGLGADGLSFGPYAGSVAADLALARDPDLDLAPYAPDRLGS
- a CDS encoding sensor histidine kinase, with the translated sequence MIMNSGHDSYSAVDIGFAHPALLYRDSAEFVERTGQLVADAVQASRPVLVALPSTNLSLLRASLGGDAQWVRWIDMSEAGGNPGRLLPAVLGAFADRHVNRHVVMIGEPIWDGRRAREYGAAVQHEALINLAFSNRRVTVVCPYATSKLSPATIVDAARTHPELIEAGRLSRSTSYGDPASVAAAAVGPLPDPPGDAAVLVIFDGHDLAKSRTFTKHHGRELGLYGRRLEDLELAVHEAVVNTITHAPGPGTLRMWRRGGSVVCEIHDRGRIDDPLVGRHAPGMDDEHGHGLPMIHQLCDLVHLQTDAVGTVLQLYMDIPQAVTRLE